A stretch of DNA from Coccidioides posadasii str. Silveira chromosome 1, complete sequence:
TGGAGGTAGGTCTGAACCTTGTAGGATTTGTGTGGAGTGTTGACCAAGAAACCCACAACACTGTCACTGTGGAGTTCTATGATAGGGAGCGATATCGTGACTTCCACTTTACAGACCCATTCCTGTATGACAAGGCCTGCTTGAGTATGCAAACTCCAGATATATCATTGCAATACGTGTGGTTACTAACAGCTTGTAGACGAGAAAGGAACCCTGTTCTCTTGCCAACCTTCAAATGGAAATCCCGCAATCATCTTCTATCGCCCACATGAGATGTGGACGACCAGGGCCGATTGGAAAACAGAGCTCCCCGAAGGAGAGGAAATCACAGGTAAGGGAGAGATGCAGCGCGACTCTGTCTCTCTGATTGCTAAGAGTGATATGTAGCAATTGCATTGAGCAATTCCTATATTGCTGTAAGCACGTCAACAGACTATGTTCGGATCTATACGTTATTCGGTACTCCCTATCGCGTCTACAGACAAAAAAGCCAAACTGTCACCTGTGCTGCTTGGAAAGATTATGTGCTGACTATCGGAAACGGCCCAATTGGCGGTGATGGAATCACAAAATTAACATACTCAATAGAGAATGTCAAAAAGGACCAAATCTGCCAGAATGAAGATACTGTTTCCCTTGTACAAGGTACAGAACTTCGCAGTGTTTTCTTTTCAGATAAGGGGGTATGTTAATCGTGCTATATTAAGCTAGTGTGCTATCCTAATAATactaataataatactattAGGATCCATGTATTTACGACTCATCCGGGGTACTCTTGGTCCTGCAGCACTGGCGCAACCCTGGCCAAGCTAGATGGGTGCCTCTCCTAGATACAAAGCAGCTTGATCGTGTCGCCTCTGGTAAGAAGCAAGAAACTTACTGGCCTGTCGCTGTGGCGGACGATGTTTTCCACTGTATCATTTTGAAAGGAGGGGACAGATATCCATACTTCCCGCGACCTCTACTCACACAGTTCGAATTTGAGATACCGATATCGTCGACCCGTAAAAGGCCAACAGGTGACGATGATGGCGACACCGATATGGATGGAACAACCGCCAAAGATGCCAATCGCAAGCTTCAAGAGTCTTTTGTCAGAGCCAATCTCGAATCTAGCCTTTTGGAAGACTGTGTCGAAGCTGGAGAAGGTACTTCAGCGCAGGCTACAGAACAGCGGAGGAAGGATGTGGAAATTGACAAGCTCATCTTGCAAATGCTGGCGGTTGAATGCCGGGAAGGGGAAGAGAGGGGTATGAAAGCATATGAGCTTGTCACTTTGCTGCGAGACCGGACTGGGAAGATTCTGGAGGCAGCTAGCAAAGTTGCTCAAAGATATGAACGGTTTGTCCTGGATGAAAGGATCAGGAAGCTCGCGGAGAAACGGCTTCTGGGCGAGGATGACGGGaatgacgacgatgatgacttTGCATGATTTGAACTTTCTCTGTTAGGTAGAAGCACAGAAAACTGCGCTGTCATATCATTTGGCTACCCTTTGAACATAATGAAATATAATAAAGCGAAAATTGGCCGACGGCCGGACGAGCGTTTAACTAACCAACCGATTTCTCCGGCTTGCTGGGCGGACGTCATCTCCAGAGCTTGGCTTGCGGCTGTCACTAGCTAACCAAAAAGTTCTTTGAGCAACCGACTGAGAACACACGTTCAACCTTCGAAAAAGCCAGCCAGCTGCGCGGAGCATATAAAAAATTACTTTTATGAGGTGAATTGCATGTACTTTAGTCTCTCATGAACTAACACGACTATCAATCTCGGCGTTTCTCCCCTCCCACAATGCCCAAACTCCTCAGCATCCCATTCGTATCACCAGCATCTCCCAGGACATCGGCGGCGAGGTTCATCCGGCGCTATTCATCTTCCACAATCCCCGCAGCTCCGTCTCCTTTGCAAAGGACGCAGAGCCAAGTCCAAAGCCCCGCGTCTCCATCGCTGCCCGGACGATCTTTGGCCCGGTTGCGGTCTGAGCGCGAAACAAGCTCGCAGCTATTATGGTTCACTGCAGCACAGCCCACGTTAATATCCCGCAGCGATGCGCGATCTTTGGATGGGAAATCGGAGCGTGTTAAAAATCATAAACCGGTTGATGAGCGGATAGTCAAGCTAGGGAAGAGTGAGTGCTGATGCAATCCTTCGTCTTTGCGCAGAGACAAGACTACAACCATTACCATATGGCAAATGGCTAACTAATATATTCTGTGTCGCTTCGCTCTTTTAGCCCTCCGGATCCTTACTGAACAGCTACCTACCCTTCTTGTCAATCCACTCCCTCAGGAGATACTTTCTCCGAATATCACCCTCCACCTCTTCCCTTCCACGCACCCACATCTGCCGACCGTAAAGGGGAGAGTGGCGTATCGTGCCGCCCTATGGACAGCTCCGGTGGCATGGGGAAGCGTCCCGATAGTTGGAAATGTCCGATTACAGATTATGAGCGAGCGCATGGTGCGCGGAGGTGCCATGAGCGACTTCAACGGTGAAAACAACAGTGGCGACGAAAAACTTGTTGTGCGCTGGATGACGGAGGGTGGTGCTTCGAATTCCTCCTCGAACTCTGGAAATAAAGCTGGCTCTGGTAATTCTGCGTCCGACGGATCAAAGGGGGAAGTCAAAGGCACGGGTAATAGCGCAACATCGGCTTCTTCTGCATCGAATGGGACAAATAGAGGCTTAAGCGTACTACTCGGTGGCGAGGCGCCGATATTCAAGCTTGGAAAGGAGGAGCAGTTTACGGGATTGTTTATATTTTCGTTCGATGAAGAAGGCCGGATAGCGACGCATACGATTGAGCATGCGGACGAGAATTCGGGATGGGATCGAACTGCCAAGGTGGTAACGCTGACGGATTGGTTGCTTGGAAAAGCGAAATGGGGTTCAAGAGAGCCGTCGAATGCTGCGCCAGTGCTCGCGGTGGAGACGCCCATGGGTATGTGTGATAAATTGCGGTTTAGAGATGGCCCCCAAGAATTCTTAAAAGATCGAGCCCCAAGCGAGTGCGCAACATGCTACGACAAAAGGTGCTGGTCTACATGACATTTCTCAGGGTGAGTATGATTATCGTTTGTGGTTATAAAAATTGTTAGGCTTGGTGTTCGTGGTGTCTTTGGAGAAGTGTTACGATTCATTTGACGTGACCCTGATTTCCTGGAATTTCTGAGCAGCTTGATGTTTCTGATACCGTGTTGATTCTCAACTATA
This window harbors:
- a CDS encoding uncharacterized protein (EggNog:ENOG410PP99~COG:S~BUSCO:9347at33183); translation: MPKLLSIPFVSPASPRTSAARFIRRYSSSTIPAAPSPLQRTQSQVQSPASPSLPGRSLARLRSERETSSQLLWFTAAQPTLISRSDARSLDGKSERVKNHKPVDERIVKLGKTLRILTEQLPTLLVNPLPQEILSPNITLHLFPSTHPHLPTVKGRVAYRAALWTAPVAWGSVPIVGNVRLQIMSERMVRGGAMSDFNGENNSGDEKLVVRWMTEGGASNSSSNSGNKAGSGNSASDGSKGEVKGTGNSATSASSASNGTNRGLSVLLGGEAPIFKLGKEEQFTGLFIFSFDEEGRIATHTIEHADENSGWDRTAKVVTLTDWLLGKAKWGSREPSNAAPVLAVETPMGMCDKLRFRDGPQEFLKDRAPSECATCYDKRCWST